One genomic region from Conexibacter woesei DSM 14684 encodes:
- a CDS encoding winged helix-turn-helix transcriptional regulator produces the protein MRNPPYSCGIDAAMDVVGGKWKALILWALDARLHRFGELRRALPGVSEKVLAQQLRELEADGIVRRTVYDVVPPKVEYELTDEGVALNAALESLGRWGHRRMEQLDLVPEHAQNDL, from the coding sequence ATGCGCAATCCGCCCTACAGCTGCGGAATCGACGCGGCGATGGACGTCGTCGGCGGCAAGTGGAAGGCGCTGATCCTGTGGGCGCTGGACGCCCGTCTGCACCGCTTCGGCGAGCTGCGGCGCGCGCTCCCGGGCGTGAGCGAGAAGGTGCTCGCGCAACAGCTGCGCGAGCTGGAGGCCGACGGGATCGTGCGCCGCACGGTCTACGACGTCGTCCCGCCGAAGGTCGAGTACGAGCTGACCGACGAGGGCGTCGCGCTCAACGCGGCGCTCGAGTCGCTCGGGCGCTGGGGCCACCGCCGGATGGAGCAGTTGGACCTCGTCCCCGAGCACGCGCAGAACGACCTCTGA
- a CDS encoding creatininase family protein — protein sequence MDYDLLTSAEVTEVLSRRPVALLPIGAVENHGDHLPLSTDNLLADGVAHQVAARVPDSVVLPLVSYGQVWSTSAYAGTISLSLETMTSTLVEIGASLFEQGVPILAFVNGHMGNLDAMKLAARDLHDELGMKVLALTYPGIGEISREVLEEERLHPSYFHACELETSYMLRIAPGAVKMEHAKANRPQLPIDIDVSPTPWDSFSPDSPVLGDPTLATAAKGKAIIDVAVAKIVELIEHARRSQ from the coding sequence GTGGACTACGACCTGCTGACCTCCGCCGAGGTGACCGAGGTCCTGAGCCGCAGACCGGTCGCGCTGCTGCCGATCGGCGCGGTCGAGAACCACGGCGACCACCTGCCGCTGTCGACCGACAACCTGCTCGCGGACGGCGTCGCGCACCAGGTCGCCGCGCGCGTGCCCGACTCGGTCGTGCTGCCGCTCGTCTCCTACGGCCAGGTCTGGTCGACGAGCGCGTACGCGGGCACGATCTCGCTGTCGCTGGAGACGATGACGAGCACGCTGGTGGAGATCGGCGCGTCGCTGTTCGAGCAGGGCGTCCCGATCCTCGCGTTCGTCAACGGGCACATGGGCAACCTCGACGCGATGAAGCTTGCCGCGCGCGACCTCCACGACGAGCTGGGGATGAAGGTGCTCGCGCTGACCTATCCCGGCATCGGCGAGATCTCGCGCGAGGTGCTGGAGGAGGAACGCCTCCACCCCTCCTACTTCCACGCGTGCGAGCTGGAGACGTCCTACATGCTCCGCATCGCGCCCGGCGCGGTGAAGATGGAGCACGCGAAGGCGAACCGCCCGCAGCTGCCGATCGACATCGACGTCTCGCCGACGCCGTGGGACAGCTTCTCGCCGGACTCGCCGGTGCTCGGCGACCCGACGCTCGCCACCGCGGCTAAGGGCAAGGCGATCATCGACGTCGCGGTCGCGAAGATCGTCGAACTGATCGAGCACGCACGCAGGTCGCAGTGA
- a CDS encoding MBL fold metallo-hydrolase, whose translation MRRITWLGHATVLIETRDGTRLLTDPVLRSRVAHLRRHTPTPTAEAIGRVDGVLVSHVHHDHLDRPSLKGLSQTSTGILLPRGAGQLVRSLPFDPVHQVTAGDAVGVGGTEVHVVPAWHPTRRWPRSAELEALGYVVDGVWFAGDTDLDDGMEALRGSVDVALVPIWGWGPSLGPGHLDPEGAARAVALVAPRVAIPIHWGTYLPFGLTRRHGHLLRAPALQFAAHVARYAPSVRVETLSPGETLELPSNGS comes from the coding sequence ATGCGGCGGATCACCTGGCTCGGCCACGCGACGGTCCTGATCGAGACGCGCGACGGGACGCGGCTGCTGACCGATCCGGTGCTGCGCTCGCGCGTCGCGCATCTGCGGCGGCACACGCCGACCCCGACCGCGGAGGCGATCGGGCGGGTCGACGGCGTGCTCGTCTCGCACGTCCACCACGACCACCTCGACCGCCCCTCGCTGAAGGGGCTCTCGCAGACGAGCACGGGGATCCTGCTGCCGCGCGGCGCGGGGCAGCTCGTGCGGTCGCTGCCGTTCGACCCCGTCCACCAGGTCACGGCGGGCGACGCGGTCGGCGTGGGCGGGACCGAGGTGCACGTCGTGCCGGCCTGGCATCCGACGAGACGGTGGCCGCGCTCGGCCGAGCTGGAGGCGCTCGGCTACGTCGTCGACGGCGTCTGGTTCGCCGGCGACACCGACCTCGACGACGGGATGGAGGCGCTGCGCGGCAGCGTCGACGTGGCGCTCGTCCCGATCTGGGGCTGGGGCCCGTCGCTCGGCCCCGGGCACCTCGATCCCGAGGGCGCGGCGAGAGCGGTCGCGCTCGTCGCGCCGCGGGTCGCGATCCCGATCCACTGGGGCACCTACCTGCCGTTCGGCCTCACGCGCCGGCACGGCCATCTGCTGCGCGCGCCCGCGCTCCAGTTCGCCGCGCACGTGGCGCGCTACGCGCCGTCGGTCCGCGTCGAGACGCTCTCGCCCGGCGAGACGCTCGAACTGCCGTCGAACGGGTCGTAG
- a CDS encoding type II toxin-antitoxin system VapC family toxin: MSADAVCYLDSSALVKLVVREPESATLTRHLRSRPVRVSCALATVEVVRAVGAHGPEATDRARQVLDGVDMIRLDDPLLHAAATLDGPLLRSLDAIHLAAALALREDEVELITYDRRMAAHAEQLGFVVSAPA, translated from the coding sequence ATGAGCGCTGACGCCGTTTGCTATCTCGACTCGTCGGCGCTCGTGAAGCTGGTCGTGCGGGAGCCGGAGTCGGCGACGCTCACCCGTCATCTGCGCTCACGGCCGGTCCGCGTCTCGTGTGCGCTGGCGACCGTGGAAGTCGTCCGCGCGGTAGGCGCGCACGGCCCCGAAGCGACCGATCGTGCGCGCCAGGTCCTCGACGGCGTCGACATGATCCGGCTCGACGATCCGCTGCTGCACGCCGCCGCGACGCTTGACGGCCCATTGCTTCGCAGCCTCGATGCGATCCACCTCGCCGCTGCGCTCGCGTTGCGGGAGGACGAGGTCGAGCTGATCACCTACGACCGCCGCATGGCCGCGCACGCGGAGCAGCTCGGCTTCGTCGTCTCAGCGCCGGCCTGA
- a CDS encoding type II toxin-antitoxin system Phd/YefM family antitoxin, whose product MRSIGIRELRQQASRYLREVERGETFEVTDRGRPVALLAPVPQASTVERLAASGRLRRASGDVLALGEPLAPAAGISTPSETLERLRDDER is encoded by the coding sequence ATGCGTTCGATCGGCATCAGAGAGCTGCGGCAGCAGGCGAGCCGCTACCTGCGGGAGGTCGAGCGCGGGGAGACGTTCGAGGTGACCGATCGCGGCCGCCCGGTCGCGCTGCTTGCTCCCGTACCCCAGGCAAGCACGGTCGAGCGGCTCGCGGCGAGCGGGCGGCTCCGCCGCGCGAGCGGCGACGTGCTCGCACTCGGCGAGCCGCTCGCGCCCGCAGCGGGCATCTCGACGCCGAGCGAGACGCTCGAGCGACTCCGCGACGATGAGCGCTGA
- a CDS encoding spermidine synthase has product MPPRSRTGRGSRRDDAARFAAERVELRTPYALAEVIPEEGRPWRRLLRLDGEDCSHVDLRDPTRIDFAYVRRFADVADVLAPPRAPLDALHLGGGGFTLPRYLAATRPGSRSEVAEIDPELVALARAQLGLRTDGRTLRVRVADARAVLERRRADSADLVVLDAFHGTFVPTHLTTVECVAGAERVLRPGGAFAANVIDAPPLPAARALTAAAREVFPHVAIVATRKVVRGRQGGNVVILAAATASALPHAELARRALRGPVPELLLSGDELTRWLGGARPARD; this is encoded by the coding sequence ATGCCCCCGCGCTCCCGCACCGGCCGCGGCAGCCGCCGCGACGACGCGGCCCGCTTCGCGGCCGAGCGCGTCGAGCTGCGGACGCCATACGCGCTCGCGGAGGTGATCCCGGAGGAGGGCCGGCCGTGGCGGCGGCTGCTGCGGCTCGACGGCGAGGACTGCTCGCACGTCGACCTGCGCGACCCGACGCGGATCGACTTCGCCTACGTGCGCCGCTTCGCCGACGTCGCCGACGTGCTCGCCCCGCCGCGCGCGCCGCTCGACGCGCTCCACCTCGGAGGCGGCGGCTTCACGCTGCCGCGCTACCTCGCTGCGACGCGGCCCGGCTCGCGCAGCGAGGTGGCGGAGATCGACCCCGAGCTGGTCGCGCTCGCCCGCGCGCAGCTGGGACTGAGAACGGACGGCCGCACGCTGCGTGTGCGCGTCGCCGACGCGCGCGCTGTGCTGGAGCGCCGCAGAGCGGACAGCGCCGACCTGGTCGTGCTCGACGCCTTCCACGGCACCTTCGTCCCGACGCACCTGACGACGGTCGAGTGCGTCGCCGGGGCGGAGCGGGTGCTGCGGCCGGGCGGCGCGTTCGCCGCGAACGTGATCGACGCGCCGCCGCTCCCGGCTGCCCGCGCGCTGACGGCCGCCGCGCGGGAGGTCTTCCCCCACGTCGCGATCGTCGCGACGCGCAAGGTCGTCAGAGGCCGCCAAGGCGGCAACGTCGTGATCCTCGCCGCCGCGACCGCCTCCGCCTTGCCGCACGCGGAGCTGGCCCGCCGCGCCCTGCGCGGCCCGGTCCCCGAGCTGCTGCTCAGCGGCGACGAGCTGACGAGATGGCTCGGCGGCGCCCGCCCCGCGCGCGACTGA
- a CDS encoding ribonuclease H family protein — protein MPAPRRRSRPRAKIVERPVEQLLGEALVWTDGACKGNPGPGGWAAIVVPADGGEPLEYSGGDPATTNNRMEYTAALEGMRSLPAGSRVCIVTDSQLMLNSMTRWITGWKRKGWKTASGDPVKNQDLVMALDSEVGRHETVRWHWVRGHETGDGHAHKALNDRADRLAVAAAAAAA, from the coding sequence GTGCCAGCTCCCAGACGCCGTTCCCGCCCCCGCGCCAAGATCGTCGAGAGACCCGTCGAGCAGCTGCTCGGCGAGGCGCTCGTGTGGACCGACGGGGCGTGCAAGGGGAACCCAGGACCAGGCGGCTGGGCCGCGATCGTCGTCCCGGCCGACGGCGGCGAGCCGCTCGAGTACTCCGGCGGCGACCCGGCGACGACGAACAACCGGATGGAGTACACGGCCGCGCTGGAGGGCATGCGCTCGCTGCCGGCCGGCAGCCGTGTCTGCATCGTCACCGACTCGCAGCTGATGCTGAACTCGATGACGAGATGGATCACGGGCTGGAAGCGCAAGGGCTGGAAGACGGCGAGCGGCGACCCGGTCAAGAACCAGGACCTCGTGATGGCGCTCGACTCCGAGGTCGGCCGCCACGAGACCGTCCGCTGGCACTGGGTCCGCGGCCACGAGACCGGCGACGGGCACGCGCACAAGGCGCTCAACGACCGCGCCGACAGGCTCGCGGTCGCCGCGGCAGCAGCCGCCGCCTAG
- a CDS encoding nucleotidyltransferase family protein produces the protein MSESQLPAKIEQVAAALADLPGVEAVVLGGSRATGTHRPDSDWDLGLYYRPSRRSFDPGGLRGLGYDGHVSEVGEWGPIVNGGGWLTVEQTPVDVLFRDLDTVERWQRDAEQGRFELLCQNGYIVGAPTYLPVGELAICRPIAGEVPRATFPVALATSAAAWWKGRAGVSLMFAERYAETGDAVCCSGMLVDAALCTAHARLAQRREWVLNEKRLLARAGLGDLQRLLPSAAAERDLAATVAAFGRALEADPLAAR, from the coding sequence ATGTCCGAGTCGCAGCTGCCAGCGAAGATCGAGCAGGTCGCGGCCGCGCTGGCCGACCTCCCCGGCGTCGAAGCCGTCGTCCTCGGTGGCTCGCGCGCGACGGGCACGCACCGGCCCGACAGCGACTGGGACCTCGGCCTCTATTACCGCCCCTCGCGGCGATCGTTCGATCCCGGCGGCCTGCGTGGCCTCGGCTATGACGGCCACGTCTCCGAGGTGGGCGAGTGGGGTCCGATCGTCAACGGCGGCGGATGGCTGACGGTCGAGCAGACGCCCGTCGACGTCCTCTTCCGCGACCTCGACACCGTCGAGAGATGGCAGCGGGATGCGGAGCAGGGGCGGTTCGAGCTGCTGTGCCAGAACGGCTACATCGTCGGCGCCCCGACCTATCTGCCCGTCGGCGAGCTGGCGATCTGCCGGCCGATCGCGGGCGAGGTCCCGCGGGCGACCTTCCCGGTCGCGCTCGCCACGAGCGCTGCCGCGTGGTGGAAGGGTCGCGCCGGCGTCTCGCTGATGTTCGCCGAGAGATATGCCGAGACGGGCGACGCCGTCTGCTGCAGCGGGATGCTGGTCGACGCCGCGCTCTGCACCGCGCACGCGCGGCTCGCTCAGCGGCGCGAATGGGTCCTCAACGAGAAGCGCCTGCTCGCGCGCGCCGGACTCGGCGATCTGCAACGGCTGCTCCCGTCGGCAGCCGCTGAGCGGGACCTCGCGGCGACCGTCGCGGCGTTCGGCAGAGCGCTCGAAGCGGACCCGCTCGCGGCGCGCTGA
- a CDS encoding NAD(P)-binding domain-containing protein gives MTTIESERVAVLGLGAMGRALAGALLAAGRPVTVWNRTAGKADELVARGAREAASASEAIVGTDLAVVCLLDDSTVRDTLGPIAGELSGRTIVNLTSGSPQQARDQAAWVAAHGAAYLDGGILAVPPTVGTPGAFLLYSGARDLFARVEQAVAPLGRPLWVGEDHGHAALYDIAALSGMYGLSAGAHHAVALVAAVGGDVEAFKRDVLLPWLEQMMPFSAGGAEASETIPEEYNAAMQATGLQTMIDASSEVGVADELAGHLHASLWAMRRALAVSG, from the coding sequence ATGACGACAATTGAGAGTGAACGAGTCGCCGTCCTCGGTCTCGGCGCGATGGGGCGCGCGCTGGCCGGCGCCCTGCTCGCCGCCGGGCGCCCGGTGACGGTCTGGAACCGCACCGCGGGCAAGGCGGACGAGCTGGTGGCGCGCGGCGCGCGCGAGGCAGCGAGCGCGAGCGAGGCGATCGTCGGGACCGACCTGGCGGTCGTCTGCCTGCTCGACGACTCCACCGTCCGCGACACGCTCGGCCCGATCGCCGGCGAGCTGTCGGGCCGCACGATCGTGAACCTCACGAGCGGCTCCCCGCAGCAGGCGCGCGACCAGGCCGCGTGGGTCGCCGCGCACGGCGCCGCCTACCTCGACGGCGGCATCCTCGCGGTCCCGCCGACGGTCGGCACGCCGGGAGCTTTCCTGCTCTACAGCGGCGCGCGGGACCTGTTCGCGCGGGTCGAACAGGCCGTCGCGCCGCTCGGCCGCCCGCTGTGGGTGGGCGAGGACCACGGCCACGCCGCGCTCTACGACATCGCGGCGCTGAGCGGGATGTACGGGCTCTCCGCCGGCGCACACCACGCGGTCGCGCTCGTCGCCGCGGTCGGCGGCGACGTCGAGGCGTTCAAGCGCGACGTGCTGCTGCCGTGGCTGGAGCAGATGATGCCGTTCAGCGCCGGCGGCGCGGAGGCGAGCGAGACGATCCCCGAGGAGTACAACGCGGCGATGCAGGCGACCGGCCTGCAGACGATGATCGACGCCTCCTCGGAGGTGGGCGTCGCGGACGAGCTGGCCGGGCACCTGCACGCGTCGTTGTGGGCGATGCGGCGTGCGCTGGCGGTGAGCGGCTGA
- a CDS encoding metal-dependent transcriptional regulator, whose protein sequence is MTEQTSPSRAEARYLETIAALGGDRHTVAAAAVARALELSAPTVHEMLRRLARDGYIERAAQRGWQLTATGRHEAASMRRRRSVVERFLRTQTTIPNEEIADEADHLLAAISPKLEQHLRLASWTGERPCDTSPVGDRVRPAPARSRTRAAKRSA, encoded by the coding sequence ATGACGGAGCAGACCTCACCGAGCCGCGCAGAGGCTCGCTACCTCGAGACGATCGCCGCGCTCGGCGGGGATCGTCACACCGTCGCGGCCGCTGCCGTGGCGCGCGCGCTCGAGCTGTCGGCGCCGACCGTCCACGAGATGCTTCGCCGCCTCGCGCGTGACGGATACATCGAAAGAGCCGCCCAGCGCGGCTGGCAGTTGACCGCGACCGGCCGCCACGAAGCTGCGTCGATGCGGCGCCGGCGCAGCGTCGTCGAGCGCTTCCTGCGCACGCAGACGACGATCCCCAACGAGGAGATCGCCGACGAGGCCGACCACCTGCTCGCCGCCATCTCCCCCAAGCTCGAGCAGCACCTCCGCCTCGCCAGCTGGACCGGCGAGCGTCCGTGCGACACGAGCCCGGTCGGCGACCGCGTCAGGCCAGCCCCCGCGCGCAGCCGCACGCGCGCGGCGAAGCGCTCCGCCTGA